In a genomic window of Candidatus Eisenbacteria bacterium:
- a CDS encoding phosphosulfolactate synthase, whose protein sequence is MLRNGRAPLFGITDRKRKPRKTGLTQVLDKGLSTAEIESMLEVAADFVDIVKFGWATSVIVQNLDAKLETYRRHDIDVCCGGSLFELAVVKKQLPEYIAFLKDHGFEHVEVSDGVIEISRTEKLKYIERLSRHFTVFSEVGRKDRTNVVAPARWVKDIKEELAAGAWKVICEGRESGTVGIYQGTGEVKAGLIQEIEAQINPGRVMFEAPQKHQQVWLVKHFGPNVNLGNIPPRDVISVETIRQGLRADTLLLMHADSKAAAARRRPESARAHRHH, encoded by the coding sequence GTGCTGAGAAACGGACGGGCCCCGCTGTTCGGCATCACCGACCGCAAGCGCAAGCCCCGCAAGACCGGCCTGACCCAGGTGCTCGACAAGGGCCTGTCGACGGCCGAGATCGAGAGCATGCTCGAGGTTGCGGCCGACTTCGTCGACATCGTGAAGTTCGGCTGGGCGACGTCGGTCATCGTCCAGAACCTCGACGCCAAGCTCGAGACCTATCGCCGCCACGACATCGACGTGTGCTGCGGCGGGAGCCTGTTCGAGCTCGCGGTCGTGAAGAAGCAGCTCCCGGAGTACATCGCGTTCCTGAAGGACCACGGCTTCGAGCACGTCGAGGTGTCCGACGGCGTCATCGAGATCTCGCGCACCGAGAAGCTCAAGTACATCGAGCGCCTGTCGCGGCACTTCACCGTGTTCTCCGAAGTCGGGCGCAAGGATCGCACGAACGTCGTCGCGCCCGCGCGCTGGGTGAAGGACATCAAGGAGGAGCTCGCGGCCGGCGCGTGGAAGGTGATCTGCGAGGGGCGCGAGTCCGGCACGGTCGGCATCTACCAGGGCACCGGCGAGGTGAAGGCCGGCCTCATCCAGGAGATCGAAGCGCAGATCAATCCCGGCCGCGTGATGTTCGAGGCTCCGCAGAAGCACCAGCAGGTGTGGCTCGTGAAGCACTTCGGGCCGAACGTGAACCTGGGCAACATCCCGCCGCGCGACGTCATCTCGGTCGAGACCATCCGTCAGGGTCTGCGGGCCGACACGCTGCTCTTGATGCATGCGGATTCAAAGGCTGCAGCTGCTCGACGGCGCCCGGAGAGCGCGCGGGCTCACCGTCATCATTGA
- a CDS encoding 2-phosphosulfolactate phosphatase produces the protein MRIQRLQLLDGARRARGLTVIIDVFRAFSTAAHAFDRGATEVVLVGGVEDAFALRRRWPEARLMGEVHGRRVDGFDFGNSTSAIARADLAGRRLIQRTSAGTQGVVAARNAETILLGSFVCAAAIVRYVRRAAPELLSLVAMGMRAERPAAEDDACADLIEARLTGRPLDETALLRDLVHGGAGARFEEDSEDFPRADVEHCLRLDTFDFVMRVDSREGLLVATRVDV, from the coding sequence ATGCGGATTCAAAGGCTGCAGCTGCTCGACGGCGCCCGGAGAGCGCGCGGGCTCACCGTCATCATTGACGTCTTCCGTGCCTTCAGCACGGCGGCCCATGCGTTCGATCGCGGCGCAACGGAGGTCGTGCTGGTGGGCGGGGTGGAAGACGCCTTCGCGCTCCGGCGGCGCTGGCCCGAGGCTCGTCTCATGGGCGAGGTGCACGGACGGCGCGTCGACGGCTTCGACTTCGGCAACTCGACGAGCGCCATCGCGCGCGCCGACCTCGCCGGCCGCCGCCTGATCCAGCGAACGAGCGCCGGCACGCAGGGCGTCGTCGCGGCGCGGAACGCCGAGACGATCCTGCTCGGCAGCTTCGTGTGCGCCGCCGCCATCGTCCGTTACGTCCGTCGGGCGGCGCCGGAGCTCCTCTCCCTCGTCGCCATGGGCATGCGCGCCGAGCGCCCGGCGGCCGAGGACGATGCCTGCGCCGACCTCATCGAGGCGCGCCTCACCGGCCGGCCGCTCGACGAGACGGCGCTCCTGCGCGACCTCGTGCACGGCGGCGCCGGCGCCCGATTCGAGGAGGATTCCGAGGACTTCCCCCGCGCCGACGTCGAGCATTGCCTGCGGCTCGACACGTTCGACTTCGTGATGCGTGTCGACTCCCGCGAGGGTCTGCTCGTCGCGACGCGCGTCGATGTTTGA
- a CDS encoding glycosyltransferase family 4 protein has translation MQPARDDAPPAPATAPRHVLFVEGSLGGVVGGSLTGILELLPYLDRRRYEPALVLAESKPGLSLPDTTIHVLDPRSDAGPVTLATSLLRTLRRGVQVFTVVVPRARELHALFRRERPALVYLASGLNSNLATVVAAARTGVPVVCHFKGFRRIGPVDRFLSRWIAVAITMTDEIAAHYRARRVHARRFVTIYDGIDPTRFASGGGAAVRREFGIPDGAPLVGIVGHIQEWKGQLLVAEAVARARRDMPELRCLVVGGVHKFGAEYAARLRARIAEPDLAGHVILTGARRDVAACMDAMDVVIHASNREPFGRVLLEAMAVGRPVIAPREGGPTEIVADGETGLLVPPRDAGALAAAIATLLRDPARRAAMARAARARVAAVFDIHAHARAVERVFDEILDSPTGSRP, from the coding sequence ATGCAGCCCGCGAGAGACGACGCGCCGCCGGCGCCCGCGACGGCGCCCCGCCACGTGCTGTTCGTCGAAGGCAGCCTGGGTGGCGTGGTCGGCGGCTCGCTGACGGGCATCCTCGAGCTGCTGCCCTACCTCGACCGGCGGCGCTACGAGCCCGCGCTCGTGCTGGCAGAGTCGAAGCCCGGCCTCTCGCTCCCGGACACGACGATCCACGTCCTCGACCCGCGGAGCGACGCGGGGCCGGTGACGCTCGCCACCTCGCTCCTGCGCACGCTCCGCCGCGGCGTGCAGGTCTTCACGGTCGTCGTGCCGCGGGCGCGCGAGCTCCATGCCCTCTTCCGTCGCGAGCGCCCGGCGCTCGTCTACCTCGCGAGCGGCCTCAACTCGAACCTCGCGACGGTGGTCGCGGCAGCCCGCACGGGCGTGCCCGTCGTGTGCCACTTCAAGGGGTTTCGCCGCATCGGGCCGGTGGATCGCTTCCTGTCGCGCTGGATCGCGGTCGCGATCACCATGACCGACGAGATCGCGGCGCACTACCGCGCGCGCCGCGTGCACGCGCGCCGCTTCGTCACCATCTACGACGGGATCGACCCGACGCGTTTCGCGTCCGGCGGCGGCGCGGCCGTGCGCCGCGAGTTCGGCATTCCGGACGGCGCGCCGCTGGTCGGCATCGTCGGCCACATCCAGGAATGGAAGGGGCAGCTCCTGGTCGCCGAGGCGGTCGCGCGCGCACGCCGCGACATGCCGGAGCTGCGCTGCCTGGTCGTGGGCGGCGTGCACAAGTTCGGCGCCGAGTACGCGGCGCGCCTGCGGGCGCGCATCGCCGAGCCCGACCTCGCCGGGCACGTGATCCTCACCGGCGCGCGGCGCGACGTCGCGGCCTGCATGGACGCCATGGACGTCGTGATCCACGCCTCCAACCGCGAGCCCTTCGGCCGCGTGCTGCTGGAAGCGATGGCCGTCGGGCGTCCGGTGATCGCGCCGCGGGAGGGCGGACCCACCGAGATCGTCGCCGACGGCGAGACGGGCCTGCTGGTTCCGCCGCGCGACGCGGGCGCGCTCGCCGCCGCCATCGCGACCCTCCTTCGCGATCCCGCACGACGCGCCGCCATGGCGCGTGCCGCGCGCGCCCGCGTCGCCGCGGTCTTCGACATCCACGCCCATGCGCGCGCCGTCGAACGCGTGTTCGACGAGATCCTCGACTCCCCGACCGGATCCCGCCCGTGA
- a CDS encoding ATP-grasp domain-containing protein yields MSPESATRKVLVLGKSDSSFLTVIRSLGRKDIEVHVAWCPRDAVALRSRYVAAVHELPPYSPEDDAWKKALIALCRRESFDLVIPTNDPTIIPLQEHRADLEPHAKFYLLSEKAFEIGYDKLKSYEVCKALGVRCPRYAILRVPADPAAVLRDFRLPVVVKARSSFRAEDLGDRRRTRVARDEAGLREFLRILEGRADDVLIEEYFEGDGGGIDVLCADGEVVHAFQHLRLHEGRTYSSAPYRVSAPVHPGMLEDTRKYVRALGYTGVLMLEFRLNAQTGEWIFHDFNARFWAALPLTVAAGADYPYWLYQVLVEGKRDFPPDFRVGIACRNWRLDLLWLKEWLGLPPAERTPAGEIAKELWRALTFREWMDTLTLDDPRPGLLDVSRIAGRLGRNLGRVAGIRARPAPTT; encoded by the coding sequence GTGAGCCCCGAGAGCGCCACGCGCAAGGTGCTCGTCCTCGGCAAGAGCGATTCGAGCTTCCTCACGGTCATCCGCTCGCTCGGCCGCAAGGACATCGAGGTCCACGTCGCGTGGTGCCCGCGCGATGCCGTGGCCCTGCGCTCGCGATACGTCGCCGCCGTGCACGAGCTGCCGCCCTACTCGCCCGAGGACGACGCGTGGAAGAAGGCGCTGATCGCGCTCTGCCGGCGGGAGTCCTTCGACCTCGTGATCCCCACCAACGACCCGACCATCATCCCGCTCCAGGAGCATCGCGCCGACCTCGAGCCGCACGCGAAGTTCTACCTCTTGAGCGAGAAGGCGTTCGAGATCGGCTACGACAAGCTGAAGAGCTACGAGGTCTGCAAGGCGCTCGGCGTGCGCTGCCCGCGCTACGCGATCCTGCGCGTGCCCGCCGATCCCGCGGCGGTGCTGCGCGACTTCCGGCTGCCCGTGGTGGTGAAAGCGCGCTCGTCGTTCCGCGCGGAGGACCTCGGCGACCGCCGGCGCACCCGCGTCGCGCGCGACGAGGCGGGGTTGCGCGAGTTCCTGCGCATCCTCGAAGGGCGCGCCGACGACGTCCTCATCGAGGAGTACTTCGAGGGCGACGGCGGCGGCATCGACGTGCTGTGCGCCGACGGCGAGGTCGTCCACGCCTTCCAGCACCTGCGGCTGCACGAGGGACGGACGTACTCGTCGGCGCCCTACCGGGTGAGCGCGCCGGTCCACCCGGGGATGCTCGAGGACACGCGCAAGTACGTCCGCGCGCTCGGCTACACCGGCGTCCTCATGCTGGAGTTCCGCCTGAACGCGCAGACGGGCGAGTGGATCTTCCACGACTTCAACGCGCGCTTCTGGGCGGCGCTGCCGCTCACCGTCGCGGCGGGCGCCGACTATCCGTACTGGCTCTACCAGGTGCTGGTCGAGGGCAAGCGCGACTTCCCGCCCGACTTCCGCGTCGGCATCGCGTGCCGGAACTGGCGGCTCGACCTCCTCTGGTTGAAGGAGTGGCTCGGCCTGCCGCCCGCGGAGCGGACGCCCGCAGGCGAGATCGCGAAGGAGCTCTGGCGCGCGCTCACGTTCCGCGAGTGGATGGACACGCTCACGCTCGACGATCCGCGTCCTGGCCTGCTCGACGTCTCCCGCATCGCCGGACGTCTCGGCCGCAACCTCGGTCGCGTCGCCGGCATCCGCGCCCGTCCGGCGCCTACGACCTGA
- a CDS encoding oligosaccharide flippase family protein, with the protein MAEKATPGPPRFVRDALRVLGGQVAMTAIGMLTGVITARWLGPQNRGLFQLLTLLPTTLSNFVKLGIPQASVYFMRRKGASASAVASNSLWFAFTMGTAIAVVAWIWRDWMLAKILKECPASLVLPTLALVPFALLQFYLLGVAQAQERFHEYNIRQIVPNLLSLVGMFVVLVVMKRGLVAAVLAQAAIVVFTSIWLTVRVHREAPLQVRMDTRLLRDMLGFGSKSYVQTLAATLHLRIDQYLLAYLRSPADVAFYMIGVNIVSLLLKIPDATGTVLFPRLAGSEQREAELATTRVCRNTLFLTALGALGLAIAGPIGIPLLYGHKFDRAIRPMLILLPGALLMALYQILSRQFTSRAKQEVNIFAAVTALVLNVGLNFLLDPRFGPEGAALANGISYGTASLILLYAFVRESGLGLRETLLVRRTDLGDLARAARRMARRMPGLAALRS; encoded by the coding sequence GTGGCTGAGAAGGCGACGCCCGGTCCCCCGCGCTTCGTGCGGGACGCGCTTCGCGTGCTCGGCGGTCAGGTCGCCATGACCGCCATCGGCATGTTGACCGGCGTCATCACGGCGCGCTGGCTCGGACCGCAGAACCGCGGGCTCTTCCAGCTCCTGACCCTGCTCCCGACCACGCTCTCGAACTTCGTGAAGCTCGGCATCCCGCAGGCGAGCGTCTACTTCATGCGCCGCAAGGGCGCGTCGGCGTCGGCCGTCGCGTCGAACTCGCTGTGGTTCGCCTTCACGATGGGCACCGCGATCGCCGTCGTGGCGTGGATCTGGCGCGACTGGATGCTCGCCAAGATCCTGAAGGAGTGCCCGGCGTCGCTCGTGCTCCCGACGCTCGCGCTCGTGCCGTTCGCGCTCCTGCAGTTCTACCTCCTGGGCGTCGCCCAGGCACAGGAGCGGTTCCACGAGTACAACATCCGCCAGATCGTGCCGAACCTGCTCTCGCTGGTCGGCATGTTCGTCGTGCTGGTCGTGATGAAGCGGGGGCTCGTGGCGGCCGTTCTCGCACAGGCCGCCATCGTCGTCTTCACGTCGATCTGGCTGACGGTGCGCGTGCATCGCGAGGCGCCGCTCCAGGTGCGGATGGACACGCGCCTCCTGCGCGACATGCTGGGCTTCGGCTCCAAGTCCTACGTCCAGACCCTCGCCGCGACGCTGCACTTGCGGATCGACCAGTACCTGCTCGCCTATCTCCGGAGCCCCGCCGACGTCGCCTTCTACATGATCGGGGTCAACATCGTGAGCCTGCTCCTGAAGATCCCCGACGCGACCGGCACGGTGCTGTTCCCGCGTCTGGCCGGCTCCGAGCAGCGCGAGGCCGAGCTGGCGACGACGCGGGTCTGCCGGAACACCCTCTTCTTGACGGCGCTCGGCGCGCTCGGGCTCGCGATCGCGGGACCGATCGGCATCCCGCTCCTCTACGGCCACAAGTTCGACCGTGCGATCCGCCCGATGCTGATCCTCTTGCCGGGCGCGCTCCTGATGGCGCTCTACCAGATCCTCTCGCGCCAGTTCACGAGCCGCGCCAAGCAGGAGGTGAACATCTTCGCGGCCGTGACGGCCCTCGTGCTGAACGTCGGTCTCAACTTCCTCCTCGACCCCCGCTTCGGCCCGGAGGGCGCCGCGCTCGCCAACGGGATCTCGTACGGCACCGCGTCGCTCATCCTGCTCTACGCGTTCGTGCGGGAGTCGGGGCTCGGGCTCCGCGAGACGCTGCTCGTCCGGCGAACCGACTTGGGCGATCTCGCACGGGCCGCGCGGCGCATGGCGCGCCGCATGCCCGGTCTCGCCGCCCTCAGGTCGTAG
- a CDS encoding glycosyltransferase family 39 protein codes for MIDVALLAVILTASAAAGLVALRTADALPAEESDHLLAGLAAGLGLASMVALGLAALQMLRPLPLTVAGAAALVAGGRTLVRALGAVRLPRGGLAWVLVAICGLVLLAEAPTWFAPPVGGDQTKYHLAFPRLYAEAGGLVATPWSFWGQQQWLQNFLFAIAYAVRGEDLARLVNAVAGVMAALGLATLARRHLGGGLGVLAGALFFTMPMTWSQMTRSGADMSVVLYAALATSAWLDWAASGRAGDLRRTAVFAGFGGASKVMGLLVPTLVGIGVLVVLVRRRRPLGRRIADALAYGVIALVLLAPCYVRNAIDTGNPLYPFGQGAFPGRHWSAEAAAYLDTYYDQYRTREAGDRGGKPYVGLEVLRFPWDLTMHPESFENGKRQGQDVSPFPLAFAPAVLLLVRSRWQAPAIGAIGVAYGAIIAAGAWAHPRYVLPGTALVMTAAVAGAEALVGRRLLGWIVLGTVLGDVALTSRMLRPMWPDQVRVAFGRMSPDAFLAAYSDRYLFWREANRAVPPAGKVVVLEKIPHPYYIDRPFVLLSYLEQGMVDFRTVTTPDALLDTLRALGATHVAVDVKGLDAAADPFEQRVTTLWRATTDRLGAPVLAAGGYALYVAPGAPRG; via the coding sequence GTGATCGACGTCGCGCTGCTCGCGGTGATCCTCACCGCGAGCGCCGCGGCCGGGCTCGTCGCACTGCGCACGGCGGATGCGCTGCCGGCGGAGGAGAGCGATCATCTGCTGGCCGGGCTCGCGGCGGGCCTCGGCCTCGCGAGCATGGTCGCCCTGGGCCTGGCGGCGCTCCAGATGCTGCGGCCGCTCCCGCTCACCGTCGCCGGAGCGGCCGCGCTCGTGGCGGGCGGCAGGACGCTCGTGCGCGCACTCGGGGCCGTGCGGCTTCCACGCGGCGGCCTCGCGTGGGTGCTCGTCGCCATCTGCGGGCTCGTCCTGCTCGCCGAAGCGCCGACGTGGTTCGCGCCGCCCGTCGGTGGCGATCAGACGAAGTATCACCTCGCCTTCCCGCGGCTGTACGCGGAGGCGGGCGGGCTCGTCGCGACCCCGTGGTCGTTCTGGGGCCAGCAGCAATGGCTGCAGAACTTCCTGTTCGCGATCGCCTACGCGGTGCGCGGCGAGGACCTGGCCCGCCTCGTGAACGCCGTCGCGGGCGTCATGGCGGCGCTCGGTCTCGCGACGCTCGCACGCCGTCACCTCGGCGGGGGGCTCGGCGTCCTCGCCGGTGCGCTCTTCTTCACCATGCCGATGACGTGGTCGCAGATGACGCGTTCGGGCGCCGACATGAGCGTCGTCCTGTACGCGGCGCTCGCGACCAGCGCGTGGCTCGACTGGGCGGCGAGCGGGCGCGCCGGCGATCTGCGGCGCACGGCGGTGTTCGCCGGCTTCGGCGGCGCGTCGAAGGTGATGGGGCTTCTCGTGCCGACGCTGGTCGGCATCGGCGTCCTCGTCGTGCTCGTGCGCCGGCGCCGGCCGCTCGGCCGTCGCATCGCGGACGCGCTCGCCTACGGCGTCATCGCGCTCGTGCTGCTCGCGCCGTGCTACGTGCGCAACGCGATCGACACCGGCAATCCCCTCTATCCGTTCGGCCAGGGCGCGTTTCCGGGACGCCACTGGAGCGCCGAGGCCGCCGCCTACCTCGACACGTACTACGACCAGTACCGCACCCGGGAAGCCGGCGATCGCGGTGGGAAGCCGTACGTGGGCCTGGAGGTGCTGCGCTTCCCGTGGGATCTCACGATGCATCCCGAGTCGTTCGAGAACGGCAAGCGGCAGGGCCAGGACGTGAGCCCGTTCCCGCTCGCGTTCGCGCCAGCGGTGCTCCTGCTCGTGCGGTCGCGATGGCAGGCGCCGGCGATCGGGGCGATCGGCGTCGCCTACGGCGCGATCATCGCCGCAGGCGCGTGGGCGCATCCCCGCTACGTCCTGCCCGGGACGGCGCTCGTGATGACGGCGGCGGTCGCCGGGGCGGAGGCGCTCGTGGGCCGCCGGCTGCTCGGGTGGATCGTGCTCGGTACGGTGCTCGGCGACGTCGCGCTCACCTCGCGCATGCTGCGACCGATGTGGCCCGATCAGGTGCGGGTCGCGTTCGGCCGCATGTCGCCGGACGCGTTTCTCGCCGCCTATTCCGATCGCTACCTCTTCTGGCGCGAGGCGAATCGCGCCGTGCCGCCGGCCGGGAAGGTGGTGGTGCTGGAGAAGATCCCGCATCCGTACTACATCGACCGCCCCTTCGTGCTGCTCTCGTACCTGGAGCAGGGCATGGTCGACTTCCGCACCGTGACGACGCCCGACGCACTGCTCGACACCCTGCGCGCCCTCGGCGCCACGCACGTCGCCGTCGACGTGAAGGGGCTCGACGCGGCGGCCGATCCCTTCGAGCAGCGCGTGACGACGCTGTGGCGTGCCACGACGGATCGGCTGGGCGCGCCGGTGCTCGCCGCCGGCGGCTATGCGCTCTACGTCGCGCCGGGAGCCCCGCGTGGCTGA
- the dinB gene encoding DNA polymerase IV — translation MSDPRVILHADMDAFYASVEQRDRPELRGRPVIVGGTSGRGVVMAASYEARRYGVHSAMPTAQARKLCPEGVFVRGDMAKYRRVGAEIRTIFETVSPEVEPLSIDEAFIDVSASERLFGEPLAIGRLVKDRVRAATELTVSVGIGPAKMIAKIASDVSKPDGLYEVRPDQVRAFLDPLPVGRLWGVGPVTRAVLERRGIRTIGDLAALDDAALRRVAGPAAEHLRQLARGEDPRAVEPDREAKSYGEENTFGADVRDDDVVRPTIIAHAEAVARRLRHDGVRGRVVVLKMKLAERIGPGKFRLLTRRTTLGAPTDDGKVLSDAALTLWDAHRPRGAIRLVGVAASGIVASGARQLGLFAPGVDRRAALNTALDRLVARFGDDAVARGGAHVEKDLTGSLKRGM, via the coding sequence GTGAGCGACCCGCGCGTCATCCTGCACGCCGACATGGACGCGTTCTACGCGTCCGTCGAGCAGCGCGACCGTCCCGAGCTGCGCGGGCGTCCGGTCATCGTCGGCGGCACCTCCGGGCGCGGCGTCGTCATGGCCGCGTCGTACGAGGCGCGTCGCTACGGCGTCCACTCGGCCATGCCGACGGCCCAGGCGCGGAAGCTCTGCCCGGAGGGCGTGTTCGTACGCGGCGACATGGCGAAGTACCGCCGCGTCGGCGCCGAGATCCGCACCATCTTCGAGACCGTCAGCCCCGAGGTGGAGCCGCTCTCGATCGACGAGGCCTTCATCGACGTGTCCGCGTCGGAGCGGCTCTTCGGCGAGCCGCTGGCCATCGGCCGCCTCGTGAAGGACCGCGTGCGGGCGGCGACGGAGCTCACCGTCTCGGTCGGCATCGGGCCGGCGAAGATGATCGCGAAGATCGCGAGCGACGTCTCGAAGCCGGACGGGCTCTACGAGGTGCGGCCCGACCAGGTGCGCGCCTTCCTCGATCCGCTGCCCGTCGGGCGACTGTGGGGCGTCGGGCCGGTCACGCGCGCCGTACTCGAGCGCCGCGGCATTCGCACGATCGGCGATCTCGCGGCCCTGGACGATGCGGCCCTGCGCCGCGTGGCGGGCCCCGCCGCGGAGCATCTGCGGCAGCTCGCGCGGGGCGAGGACCCGCGCGCGGTCGAGCCCGATCGCGAGGCCAAGTCGTACGGCGAGGAGAACACGTTCGGCGCGGACGTGCGCGACGACGACGTCGTCCGCCCGACCATCATCGCGCATGCGGAGGCGGTCGCGCGGCGCCTGCGTCACGACGGCGTGCGCGGGCGCGTCGTCGTACTGAAGATGAAGCTCGCCGAGCGCATCGGGCCCGGCAAGTTCCGCCTGCTCACGCGGCGCACGACGCTCGGCGCGCCGACCGACGACGGCAAGGTCCTGTCGGACGCGGCGCTCACGCTGTGGGACGCGCATCGGCCGCGCGGCGCGATCCGCCTGGTCGGCGTCGCGGCGAGCGGGATCGTCGCGAGCGGCGCCCGACAGCTCGGGCTCTTCGCCCCCGGCGTCGATCGCCGCGCGGCGCTCAACACGGCGCTCGACCGGCTGGTCGCGCGGTTCGGGGACGACGCGGTCGCGCGCGGCGGCGCACACGTCGAAAAGGACCTGACCGGGAGCCTCAAGCGGGGTATGTGA
- a CDS encoding YkvA family protein translates to MANEVRTPEVVGSYSAERLFSKLGRFARVAGRFVVERALRLYYAAQHPGTPEWAKRVIYAALAYFVIPIDVIPDFVPAIGYTDDLGTMLVALLIVSVYVTPDVKAKARAKVHDWFGS, encoded by the coding sequence ATGGCGAACGAGGTACGCACACCGGAGGTCGTGGGCAGCTACTCCGCGGAGCGGCTGTTCTCGAAGCTCGGTCGCTTCGCCCGCGTCGCGGGGCGCTTCGTCGTCGAGCGCGCGCTGCGGCTCTACTACGCCGCCCAGCATCCGGGGACGCCGGAGTGGGCGAAGCGCGTCATCTACGCGGCGCTCGCGTACTTCGTCATCCCGATCGACGTCATCCCCGATTTCGTGCCTGCGATCGGCTACACCGACGATCTCGGGACGATGCTGGTGGCGCTCCTCATCGTGAGCGTCTACGTGACGCCCGACGTGAAGGCCAAGGCGCGCGCGAAGGTGCACGACTGGTTCGGCTCGTGA
- a CDS encoding thiolase family protein, with amino-acid sequence MSHAFVVATARTPIGSFAGTLSALAAPALGAAAVRAAVERSRIPADAVEQVIMGNVIGAGLGQAPARQAGIGAGIPTSHGALTVNKVCGSGLVAIGLAAQAIRLGEAEVVVAGGMESMSNAPYLLPQARAGYRLGHGRVVDAMIHDGLWDPYDDFHMGSAAERCAKSHDVSRAAQDAYATESYRRAQAAIAEGRFRDEIVAVEIPGRRGSTRVDTDEEPARVDFDRIGSLKPAFEAGGTITAANASTIADGAAAALVASEAACKRHGLAPRARIVATASAGRAPAEFPIAPVDAVRQVLERAGLSTTDIDLYEINEAFAVVAIACMRALGLDQARVNVHGGAIALGHPIGASGARVLVTLLHALEQRDLRRGLATLCLGGGEAIAMVIDREV; translated from the coding sequence ATGTCGCATGCGTTCGTCGTCGCGACCGCCCGCACGCCGATCGGGAGCTTCGCCGGAACGCTCTCCGCGCTCGCCGCACCGGCGCTCGGCGCCGCGGCGGTGCGCGCCGCGGTCGAGCGGAGCCGCATCCCCGCGGACGCGGTCGAGCAGGTGATCATGGGCAACGTCATCGGGGCCGGGCTCGGGCAGGCCCCGGCGCGGCAGGCGGGGATCGGCGCGGGCATTCCGACCTCGCACGGCGCGCTCACCGTGAACAAGGTGTGCGGCTCGGGCCTGGTGGCGATCGGCCTCGCCGCCCAGGCGATCCGGCTGGGCGAAGCCGAGGTCGTCGTCGCCGGCGGCATGGAGAGCATGAGCAACGCGCCCTACCTCCTGCCGCAGGCGCGCGCGGGGTATCGGCTCGGCCACGGGCGCGTCGTCGACGCGATGATCCACGACGGCCTGTGGGACCCGTACGACGACTTCCACATGGGCAGCGCGGCCGAGCGCTGCGCCAAGAGCCACGACGTGTCGCGCGCCGCCCAGGACGCGTACGCGACCGAGAGCTACCGCCGGGCGCAGGCCGCGATCGCCGAGGGCCGCTTTCGCGACGAGATCGTCGCGGTCGAGATTCCGGGACGGCGCGGGTCCACGCGAGTCGACACCGACGAGGAGCCGGCGCGTGTCGACTTCGATCGCATCGGGAGCTTGAAGCCCGCCTTCGAGGCCGGCGGCACGATCACCGCCGCGAACGCATCCACCATTGCGGACGGCGCCGCGGCGGCGCTGGTCGCGAGCGAGGCGGCGTGCAAACGGCACGGCCTCGCGCCGCGGGCCCGCATCGTCGCGACGGCGAGCGCCGGACGCGCACCGGCCGAGTTCCCGATCGCACCCGTCGACGCCGTGCGGCAGGTGCTGGAGCGCGCCGGCCTGTCCACGACGGACATCGATCTGTACGAGATCAACGAGGCGTTCGCGGTCGTCGCCATCGCCTGTATGCGCGCGCTCGGCCTCGACCAGGCGCGCGTCAACGTGCACGGCGGCGCGATCGCCCTCGGCCATCCGATCGGCGCCAGCGGTGCCCGCGTGCTGGTGACGCTGCTCCACGCCCTGGAGCAGCGTGATCTCCGCCGGGGTCTCGCCACCCTCTGCCTCGGCGGCGGCGAGGCGATCGCGATGGTGATCGATCGCGAGGTCTAG